A genomic window from Nicotiana sylvestris chromosome 11, ASM39365v2, whole genome shotgun sequence includes:
- the LOC138881840 gene encoding uncharacterized protein has product MAPKDPNAAKVRKAANAPKAPKAPTQPIIPSGPYVPAHPPTRPGQRYFEFRDWLNCKGYWKGNHDLKKLITTFLTPTQRDKLNNGTFQYIMAMENFKCSIKLIYCLCLSRIFTNDRDSISFKIFGHDVSFTLEDFHIMCGLRITTHNVKKPINRESNILKRYFGKSKGVTLKDIRDFMTRNEIPKNVVNHIHVCKSDDDAVKLMEILVVESILFGKKTESYVMEEYASIVEDDKDCAEYPWGNVAYEKLIYSLKHALDKQNKLHSTEYTLGGFPYPLCAWFYERFPDIREKYIIENEYFDTPQVPRMLRYVYVGEPKFPELFDMFSSHERYRSFTVLDIIPTGEELNSMPLIGQLPCSRIRSKRLTMEVQRHAEKERSTIVKEVFDKFKKEERSAIVDAVFVKVKEYFDEKFEQLFKIVNKSKRMDDGNFDLSNYREYDRVNDCYEHPSDINDIDDASDKVIDVNATREEVAFEGDQHVQEQVEEERSSADRLSRDGNDEAELSTENIGSKQGADNQVVETEEHTAHDALRKIAEDNATRKEAVVEGDEHVQQQGGEEQSSVCRQSKDGNDEEVTTEKGADDQVVGTEKHAPSCALESDMQKAICLAMEIKHLLKIITTVEVETNCASIDTTQKLSDDVELNEGRVEKNLPENTPMLLDIGSQLNEAENADIEKDMQPGETTGEDKRQERLEAAQKEFGELMQLYEKGEIHIFTLVASKTGVKCMSSDASQLLPNPKRRKISSSPMCDTGDILNFNLCSFSLGSTQGTDSEGNSAAVVVREERQERREQ; this is encoded by the exons ATGGCACCTAAAGATCCTAATGCAGCTAAAGTACGCAAAGCAGCTAATGCCCCTAAAGCACCTAAAGCACCTACACAACCTATAATACCCTCAGGTCCTTATGTCCCTGCTCATCCACCTACAAGACCAGGGCAAAGATATTTTGAGTTTCGAGATTGGCTTAACTGTAAGGGTTACTGGAAGGGGAACCACGATTTGAAGAAATTAATTACAACTTTCTTGACTCCTACACAACGGGATAAGCTTAATAATGGTACATTTCAATACATTATGGCTATGGAGAATTTCAAATGCAGCATAAAGTTGATTTATTGTCTGTGTCTTTCTCGAATATTTACGAATGATCGAGACTCGattagtttcaagatttttggcCATGATGTTTCCTTCACCCTTGAAGACTTTCACATTATGTGTGGTTTGCGGATCACAACACATAATGTTAAAAAACCAATTAATCGAGAGAGCAATATTCTGAAGCGCTATTTTGGTAAGTCCAAGGGTGTGACTTTGAAGGATATTCGAGATTTTATGactcggaatgaaattccaaaaaatgttgTGAATCACATACACGTATGCAAAAGCGATGATGATGCTGTGAAGCTTATGGAAATTCTTGTTGTAGAGTCTATTTTGTTTGGGAAAAAGACCGAGTCATATGTGATGGAGGAGTATGCATCTATTGTTGAAGATGATAAGGATTGTGCTGAATATCCTTGGGGTAATGTGGCTTATGAGAAGCTCATTTACTCACTAAAACATGCATTGGACAAGCAGAACAAATTACATTCAACTGAGTATACACTTGGTGGATTTCCATATCCGTTATGTGCTTGGTTCTATGAGCGCTTcccagatattcgagagaagtaTATAATAGAGAATGAGTACTTTGATACCCCTCAGGTTCCCAGGATGTTACGTTATGTATATGTGGGAGAGCCTAAATTTCCCGAACTTTTTGATATGTTCAGTAGTCATGAA AGATATCGCAGCTTTACGGTATTGGATATAATTCCTACAGGAGAGGAATTGAATTCAATGCCTTTAATTGGACAATTACCATGCAGTCGGATTCGTTCAAAG AGATTAACGATGGAGGTTCAAAGGCatgcagaaaaagaaagaagcacgATCGTGAAAGAagttttcgataagtttaaaaaggAGGAGCGATCTGCTATTGTGGATGCGGTTTTTGTAAAAGTGAAG GAATATTTCGATGAGAAGTTTGAACAGTTGTTTAAGATTGTCAACAAATCAAAAAGAATGGACGATGGcaattttgatttgagtaactATCGAGAATATGATAGGGTGAACGACTGTTACGAACATCCATCGGATATTAATGATATTGATGATGCATCAGATAAAGTCATAGATGTAAATGCTACACGTGAGGAAGTGGCTTTTGAAGGCGATCAACATgttcaagaacaagttgaagaggaACGTTCCAGTGCTGATAGATTGAGTAGAGATGGAAATGATGAAGCGGAGTTATCAACTGAGAATATTGGAAGCAAGCAAGGTGCAGATAATCAAGTTGTTGAGACTGAAGAACATACTGCTCATGATGCATTGCGTAAAATCGCAGAGGATAATGCTACACGTAAGGAAGCGGTTGTTGAAGGCGATGAACATGTTCAACAACAAGGTGGAGAGGAACAATCCAGTGTTTGTAGACAGAGTAAAGATGGAAATGATGAAGAGGTAACAACTGAGAAAGGTGCAGATGATCAAGTTGTTGGCACTGAAAAACATGCACCGAGTTGTGCTTTGGAAAGTGATatgcaaaaggcaatttgttTGGCAATGGAGATCAAGCACTTGTTG AAAATTATTACTACAG tggaAGTTGAAACTAATTGTGCTTCAATTGACACAACTCAAAAACTCTCTGATGATGTTGAATTGAATGAAGGtagagttgagaaaaaccttcCAGAGAATACTCCAATGCTCCTCGACATTGGTTCACAATTGAATGAAGCTGAAAATGCTGATATCGAGAAAGACATGCAGCCTGGGGAAACCACAGGGGAAGACAAACGTCAAG AAAGACTCGAGGCAGCTCAAAAAGAATTTGGTGAGCTTATGCAGCTATATGAAAAAGGAGAAATACATATATTCACACTTGTTGCCTCAAAGACAGGTGTGAAGTGT ATGTCATCTGATGCATCGCAACTTCTTCCAAATCCTAAGAGAAGGAAGATTTCCAGTTCTCCTATGTGTGACACCGGTGATATCCTCaacttcaatttatgttcattttcACTTGGTAGTACACAAGGTACTGATTCAGAAGGTAAttctgctgctgttgttgttcgtgaagagaGACAAGAACGTCGTGAACAATAG